A stretch of the Streptomyces venezuelae genome encodes the following:
- a CDS encoding nucleotide pyrophosphohydrolase, with amino-acid sequence MGGEGAGGERLGQLQRRLAEFAAARGWEPYHTPKNLAVALSVEAAELVEIFQWLTPEQSARVMEEPDTAHRVADEVADVLAYLLQFCEVLGVDVLDALAAKIERNELRFPRPGTPGPDRHSSE; translated from the coding sequence GTGGGCGGGGAAGGGGCGGGTGGCGAGCGGCTCGGGCAACTGCAGCGGCGGCTGGCCGAGTTCGCGGCGGCGCGTGGCTGGGAGCCGTACCACACGCCGAAGAACCTGGCGGTGGCGCTGAGCGTGGAGGCCGCCGAACTGGTGGAGATCTTCCAGTGGCTGACCCCGGAACAGTCGGCGCGGGTGATGGAGGAGCCGGACACCGCGCACCGGGTGGCCGATGAAGTGGCCGATGTCCTGGCGTACCTGCTGCAGTTCTGTGAGGTGCTCGGGGTGGATGTGCTGGATGCGCTCGCCGCGAAGATCGAGAGGAACGAGCTCCGCTTCCCGCGGCCCGGCACTCCGGGGCCGGATCGTCACTCTTCGGAGTGA
- a CDS encoding TetR/AcrR family transcriptional regulator produces the protein MSSRDEFRPLPLPRPRRIDAVRNHEQILAAADQLFAEQDPRTVTMDQIAKAAGVGRATLYRRFPDPRSVAAALLDEHERLLQGRLAYGPPPLGPGAPAAERLAAFYAAAVELLERHLPLALGAGAGPARFGTDGYRHWRGHVRALLAEAGVADPDACADIALSPLAPEAYQHQRHTLGLGPERIVHALGALARTVLSGAATHPDEDRLG, from the coding sequence ATGAGCAGTCGCGATGAGTTTCGTCCACTGCCCCTCCCTCGGCCCCGGCGGATCGACGCGGTACGCAATCACGAGCAGATCCTGGCCGCAGCCGACCAGCTGTTCGCCGAGCAGGATCCGCGAACGGTCACGATGGACCAGATAGCCAAGGCGGCCGGGGTGGGGCGGGCCACCCTGTACCGCCGGTTCCCCGATCCGCGGTCGGTCGCCGCCGCGCTCCTCGACGAGCACGAGCGACTCCTCCAGGGGCGGCTGGCGTACGGTCCGCCGCCGCTGGGGCCGGGGGCGCCGGCCGCCGAGCGGCTCGCCGCCTTCTATGCGGCGGCCGTGGAGCTGCTGGAACGTCACCTCCCGCTGGCGCTGGGGGCCGGGGCGGGGCCGGCCCGGTTCGGCACCGACGGGTACCGGCACTGGCGCGGGCACGTCCGCGCCCTGCTGGCGGAGGCCGGGGTGGCGGATCCGGACGCCTGCGCGGACATCGCCCTCAGCCCGCTGGCCCCGGAGGCCTACCAGCACCAGCGGCACACGCTGGGGCTCGGCCCGGAGCGGATCGTCCACGCCCTCGGCGCGCTGGCCCGCACGGTGCTCAGCGGGGCTGCTACCCACCCGGACGAGGATAGGTTAGGTTAG
- a CDS encoding DUF2470 domain-containing protein, whose translation MRMSGAPGTPATSTAAPARPTDAERVRSILAAAHSMTVVTDGLRTEVRQMDGSDVLGRFHLHPAPAHALARDDRPAIRLEFTDVSPAPVRDRVRARVTILGHLLTPFPAEGGAPDLSESTCVEYAQAVLETAEGRSYIGLDELDEAYPDPLAPYEAGMLTHLLDDHPELVTLLLRLIPQQPAGSVLRALPLAMDRYGITLRLETRHGHRDLRLPFPSPLDDVEQSGAQIQALLSAARRRSHRNTLPA comes from the coding sequence ATGCGCATGTCCGGCGCCCCAGGCACCCCGGCGACCAGCACCGCCGCCCCCGCACGGCCCACCGACGCCGAGCGGGTCCGGTCCATCCTCGCCGCCGCCCACTCCATGACCGTGGTCACCGACGGACTGCGGACCGAGGTCCGCCAGATGGACGGCTCCGATGTGCTCGGCCGGTTCCATCTCCACCCCGCCCCGGCCCACGCCCTGGCCCGGGACGACCGCCCCGCGATCCGGCTGGAGTTCACCGACGTCTCCCCCGCGCCGGTCCGCGACCGGGTACGCGCCCGGGTCACCATCCTGGGCCACCTGCTCACCCCGTTCCCGGCCGAGGGCGGCGCCCCGGACCTGTCGGAGAGCACCTGCGTCGAGTACGCCCAGGCCGTCCTGGAGACCGCCGAGGGCCGCTCGTACATCGGCCTCGACGAGCTGGACGAGGCCTACCCCGACCCGCTCGCCCCGTACGAGGCGGGCATGCTCACCCACCTCCTCGACGACCACCCCGAACTGGTCACCCTGCTGCTCCGGCTGATCCCGCAGCAGCCGGCCGGCTCCGTCCTGCGCGCGCTGCCGCTCGCCATGGACCGGTACGGGATCACCTTGCGCCTGGAGACCCGGCACGGCCACCGCGACCTCAGGCTGCCCTTCCCGTCGCCGCTGGACGACGTCGAACAGTCCGGCGCCCAGATCCA
- a CDS encoding cell division protein SepF, translating to MSRYDVTDEQWEGLAQVVPLRSRNEWPSRVDHRTIPTAHQTAAAEQRRFVVLRVQIFADAREVAEYLVAQIPVLLDLTGADSEVAKRILDFSSGVVFGLGSGMHRVDRNVFLLAPVGTEVEGIAAAAVPRS from the coding sequence GTGAGCAGGTACGACGTCACCGACGAACAGTGGGAGGGGCTCGCACAGGTTGTGCCCCTGCGCAGTCGCAACGAGTGGCCGTCGAGGGTGGACCACCGCACCATCCCCACGGCCCATCAGACGGCCGCGGCCGAGCAACGGCGGTTCGTCGTGCTCAGGGTCCAGATCTTCGCGGATGCCCGCGAGGTCGCCGAGTACCTGGTCGCGCAGATCCCGGTGCTGCTGGACCTGACCGGGGCCGACAGCGAGGTGGCCAAGCGGATCCTGGACTTCAGCAGCGGCGTGGTCTTCGGGCTGGGCAGCGGGATGCACCGGGTCGACCGCAATGTCTTCCTGCTGGCCCCGGTCGGCACCGAAGTGGAGGGCATCGCGGCGGCGGCCGTCCCTCGATCGTAG
- a CDS encoding ATP-binding protein, producing MDATTATSGPAGPVTTGPAGSVTTGPAAARARVPDPRTYAWPTGPGSGSSASAPGGPAAEGPVAGGPQLRAGVSELRLSAFGRHRGMGVALGPVTLLAGPSGSGKSQVLAAYAALAGLGGGAGLAEVFPEPAACVPDGSLPDAAGRRGFRIGCTVDGPVGPVRLDLAVQAQPGLRIAGERLSAGGRTLLATGLRDPARRAVEAVWLSGDAGGVTRAPLPDDRLGTALLALRVAGRTEAERRVLAAAEQVVVALRSVYACDPRPDRMRAPAAPGGGRLAGDCGNLADVLHRTRRECGTRHALLVHAARAGCAGPVQDLAARVLADGRVAAELVRGTGPATALGRLGDGELRFLALALVLLTGPGVLAVEPAAELPSARQTLTVLADGFDRALDARQRAELVRLARLSGGRGHLRLVAAVGEEAVGARGLPEVSVVDLVP from the coding sequence ATGGACGCCACCACCGCCACCTCCGGCCCTGCCGGCCCCGTCACCACCGGTCCCGCCGGTTCCGTCACCACCGGCCCCGCCGCCGCGCGCGCCCGGGTCCCGGACCCCCGCACCTACGCCTGGCCCACCGGCCCCGGCTCCGGCTCCTCTGCGTCTGCTCCGGGCGGCCCGGCCGCGGAAGGGCCGGTGGCGGGCGGGCCGCAGTTACGGGCCGGGGTGAGCGAGTTGAGGCTGTCCGCCTTCGGGAGGCACCGGGGGATGGGGGTCGCCCTCGGGCCGGTCACTCTGCTGGCCGGGCCCAGCGGCAGCGGCAAGTCCCAGGTGCTGGCCGCGTACGCAGCCCTGGCCGGGCTCGGCGGCGGGGCCGGGCTGGCCGAGGTGTTTCCCGAGCCGGCCGCCTGCGTGCCCGACGGGTCCCTGCCGGACGCCGCCGGAAGGCGCGGCTTCCGTATCGGCTGTACGGTCGACGGCCCGGTCGGGCCGGTCCGCCTGGACCTCGCCGTACAGGCCCAACCGGGCCTGCGGATCGCCGGCGAACGGCTCAGCGCGGGCGGCCGGACCCTGCTCGCCACCGGCCTGCGCGATCCCGCCCGGCGGGCGGTCGAGGCCGTCTGGCTGAGCGGGGACGCCGGCGGGGTCACCCGTGCCCCGCTGCCCGACGACCGGCTCGGCACCGCACTGCTGGCCCTGCGGGTGGCCGGGCGCACCGAGGCCGAGCGCCGGGTGCTGGCGGCTGCCGAACAAGTGGTGGTCGCCCTGCGCTCGGTGTACGCCTGCGATCCGCGCCCGGACCGGATGCGGGCCCCCGCCGCACCCGGCGGCGGCCGGCTGGCCGGGGACTGCGGCAACCTCGCCGACGTACTGCACCGGACCCGCCGCGAGTGCGGCACCCGGCACGCCCTCCTGGTGCACGCGGCCCGGGCCGGCTGCGCCGGTCCCGTGCAGGACCTGGCCGCCCGGGTGCTGGCGGACGGCCGGGTGGCCGCCGAACTGGTCCGCGGTACCGGCCCGGCCACCGCCCTCGGCCGGCTCGGCGACGGGGAGCTCCGCTTCCTCGCGCTCGCCCTGGTGCTGCTGACCGGCCCCGGGGTGCTCGCGGTGGAGCCGGCCGCCGAGCTGCCCTCGGCCCGGCAGACGCTGACCGTGCTCGCCGACGGCTTCGACCGCGCCCTGGACGCCCGGCAGCGGGCCGAGCTGGTGCGGCTGGCCCGGCTCTCCGGCGGGCGGGGGCATCTGAGGCTGGTGGCCGCGGTGGGCGAGGAGGCGGTGGGCGCGCGCGGGCTGCCGGAGGTGTCGGTGGTAGACCTGGTGCCGTGA